A single window of Helicobacter pylori DNA harbors:
- the secY gene encoding preprotein translocase subunit SecY: MNKAIASKILITLGFLFLYRVLAYIPIPGVDLAAIKAFFDSNSNNALGLFNMFSGNAVSRLSIISLGIMPYITSSIIMELLSATFPNLAKMKKERDGMQKYMQIVRYLTILITLIQAVSVSVGLRSISGGANGAIMIDMQVFMIVSAFSMLTGTMLLMWIGEQITQRGVGNGISLIIFAGIVSGIPSAISGTFNLVNTGVINILMLIGIVLIVLATIFAIIYVELAERRIPISYARKVVMQNQNKRIMNYIPIKLNLSGVIPPIFASALLVFPSTILQQATSNKTLQAVADFLSPQGYAYNILMFLLIIFFAYFYSSIVFNSKDIADNLRRNGGYIPGLRPGEGTSSFLNSVASKLTLWGSLYLALISTVPWILVKAMGVPFYFGGTAVLIVVQVAIDTMKKIEAQIYMSKYKTLSAVGF, translated from the coding sequence ATGAATAAAGCTATTGCTAGTAAGATACTCATCACTTTGGGTTTTTTATTTCTCTACAGAGTCTTAGCTTATATCCCCATTCCTGGCGTAGATTTAGCAGCGATCAAGGCTTTTTTTGACAGCAATTCCAACAACGCTTTGGGGTTGTTTAACATGTTTAGTGGGAATGCGGTTTCTCGCTTGAGCATCATCTCTTTGGGCATCATGCCCTATATCACTTCTTCCATTATCATGGAGCTTTTGAGCGCGACTTTCCCCAACCTGGCTAAAATGAAAAAAGAGCGAGACGGCATGCAAAAATACATGCAAATTGTGCGCTATTTGACCATTTTAATCACCCTAATCCAAGCGGTGAGCGTTTCAGTGGGTTTAAGGAGCATTAGCGGTGGAGCCAATGGAGCGATCATGATTGATATGCAAGTTTTTATGATCGTTTCAGCGTTTTCAATGCTTACAGGGACGATGCTACTCATGTGGATAGGGGAGCAAATCACGCAAAGGGGCGTGGGGAATGGGATTAGCCTCATTATTTTTGCCGGGATTGTTTCAGGGATCCCATCAGCTATTTCAGGCACATTCAATTTGGTCAATACGGGCGTGATCAATATTTTAATGCTCATTGGTATTGTGCTGATTGTTTTAGCGACGATTTTTGCGATTATCTATGTGGAATTAGCTGAGCGCAGAATCCCTATTTCTTATGCGCGTAAAGTGGTGATGCAAAACCAAAACAAGCGCATCATGAATTACATTCCTATTAAGTTGAATTTAAGCGGGGTGATCCCCCCTATTTTCGCTTCAGCTTTGCTCGTGTTCCCTTCTACGATTTTACAGCAAGCCACAAGCAACAAAACCTTGCAAGCGGTTGCAGATTTTTTAAGCCCGCAAGGGTATGCGTATAATATTTTGATGTTCTTGCTCATCATCTTTTTTGCTTACTTTTATTCTTCTATAGTGTTCAATTCTAAGGATATTGCGGATAATTTGAGGCGTAATGGCGGGTATATTCCAGGCCTTAGACCTGGAGAGGGGACTTCATCGTTTTTAAATTCTGTAGCGAGTAAGCTCACTTTGTGGGGTTCATTGTATTTAGCGCTCATTTCTACCGTGCCTTGGATTTTGGTTAAGGCTATGGGCGTGCCTTTTTACTTTGGAGGCACGGCGGTGCTGATTGTGGTTCAAGTCGCTATTGACACCATGAAAAAGATTGAAGCGCAAATTTATATGAGCAAGTATAAAACTTTAAGCGCGGTAGGCTTTTAA
- the rplO gene encoding 50S ribosomal protein L15: MGLENLKPAKGSVKKIKRVGRGQGSGMGKTATRGGKGQTARTGYKAKRGFEGGQQPLQRRLPKIGFRTKDSHIYSINVEKNEAIKDLEEITFSSLRALHHFPLYIEGVKLIGKDAKNLASKIKDERIKTSGQK, encoded by the coding sequence ATGGGATTAGAAAATTTAAAACCGGCTAAAGGTAGCGTTAAAAAAATCAAACGAGTGGGCCGTGGTCAAGGAAGCGGCATGGGAAAGACAGCCACAAGAGGCGGTAAAGGTCAAACCGCAAGGACAGGCTATAAGGCTAAAAGAGGCTTTGAAGGAGGGCAGCAACCCTTGCAACGCCGTTTGCCTAAAATAGGTTTTAGGACTAAAGATTCTCATATCTATTCTATCAATGTGGAAAAGAATGAAGCGATTAAGGATTTAGAAGAAATCACTTTTTCAAGCTTGCGCGCTTTACACCATTTCCCCCTTTATATTGAAGGCGTGAAATTGATCGGTAAAGACGCTAAAAACCTAGCTTCTAAAATTAAAGATGAGAGAATCAAAACAAGCGGGCAGAAGTAA
- the rpsE gene encoding 30S ribosomal protein S5, whose product MEEINREEFQEVVVNIGRVTKVVKGGRRFRFNALVVVGNKNGLVGFGLGKAKEVPDAIKKAVDDAFKNLIHVTIKGTTIAHDIEHKYNASRILLKPASEGTGVIAGGSTRPIVELAGIKDILTKSLGSNNPYNVVRATFDALAKIKA is encoded by the coding sequence ATGGAAGAGATTAACAGAGAAGAGTTTCAAGAAGTCGTTGTGAATATTGGCCGTGTAACCAAAGTGGTTAAGGGCGGTAGGCGGTTTCGTTTTAACGCTTTAGTGGTTGTGGGCAATAAAAATGGGCTTGTAGGCTTTGGTTTGGGCAAGGCTAAGGAAGTCCCTGATGCGATTAAAAAAGCGGTAGATGATGCGTTTAAAAACCTAATTCATGTAACGATTAAAGGCACGACTATCGCTCATGATATTGAGCATAAATACAACGCAAGCCGTATTTTACTCAAACCGGCAAGTGAGGGAACGGGAGTGATTGCTGGGGGTTCAACGCGCCCTATCGTGGAATTAGCAGGCATTAAGGATATTCTCACCAAATCTTTAGGCTCCAACAACCCCTATAATGTGGTGCGCGCGACTTTTGACGCTTTAGCGAAAATCAAGGCGTAG
- the rplR gene encoding 50S ribosomal protein L18 — MNAKALYKKKALRDRRKLRIKSKLLGDKLRPRVSVFRSNRYFYAQAIDDIKQSTITHIDGRKMGFKNTQEDAKKLGALFAEELKKAGIERVVYDRNGYLYHGVVAAFAESLRENGIAL, encoded by the coding sequence ATGAACGCAAAAGCATTGTATAAAAAGAAAGCCTTAAGGGATCGCCGGAAATTAAGGATTAAAAGCAAACTCTTGGGCGATAAATTAAGGCCTAGGGTGAGCGTTTTTCGTTCGAATCGCTATTTCTATGCACAAGCGATTGATGATATTAAACAAAGCACCATAACGCATATTGACGGCAGGAAAATGGGCTTTAAAAACACGCAAGAAGACGCTAAAAAATTAGGCGCTCTCTTTGCTGAAGAATTGAAAAAAGCAGGGATTGAGCGGGTGGTTTATGACAGGAATGGCTATCTCTATCATGGCGTGGTGGCAGCGTTTGCTGAAAGCTTGAGAGAGAATGGGATCGCTCTATGA
- the rplF gene encoding 50S ribosomal protein L6 produces the protein MSRIGKRIIEIPSSVQASVEGSKLLFKNSKEKHELETHNRVKITLENNQLSFQPVGEDAQSRAYWGTYGALANNIVTGLSTGFSKTLEVNGVGYKVALGNKTLDLSLGFSHPVKYPIPAGIEMVVEKNTITIKGSDKQKVGQVAAEIRSFRPPEPYKGKGVKYSDEVIIRKAGKTAKK, from the coding sequence ATGTCAAGAATTGGGAAAAGAATCATTGAAATTCCAAGCTCTGTGCAAGCGAGCGTTGAAGGGAGCAAGCTTCTTTTTAAAAACAGCAAAGAAAAGCATGAGTTAGAAACTCACAACCGAGTGAAAATCACGCTTGAAAACAATCAATTGAGCTTCCAGCCTGTGGGCGAAGACGCGCAGTCTAGGGCTTATTGGGGGACTTATGGGGCGTTAGCCAACAACATTGTAACAGGCTTAAGCACTGGTTTCAGTAAGACTTTAGAAGTCAATGGCGTGGGCTATAAGGTGGCTTTGGGCAATAAAACTTTGGATTTGAGTTTGGGTTTTAGCCACCCGGTGAAATACCCCATTCCAGCAGGGATTGAAATGGTGGTGGAAAAAAACACGATTACTATCAAAGGGAGCGATAAGCAAAAAGTAGGGCAAGTCGCCGCTGAAATCAGGAGCTTCAGACCCCCAGAGCCATACAAGGGCAAGGGCGTGAAATACAGCGATGAAGTCATTATTAGAAAAGCTGGTAAAACAGCTAAAAAATAA
- the rpsH gene encoding 30S ribosomal protein S8 codes for MVNDIIADSLTRLRNASMRRLEFTQLYYAKIVVSILEIFKEKGFIKDFNVKDKDKKQSVYVQLAYDEKGHSKISEVKRLSKPGRRVYKQKNELKRFKNGYGVIVVSTSKGVITNEEAYRQNVGGEVLCSIW; via the coding sequence ATGGTAAATGATATAATTGCAGATTCATTAACTCGTTTGAGAAACGCTTCCATGCGCCGATTAGAATTCACACAGCTTTATTACGCAAAGATCGTGGTTTCTATTTTAGAGATTTTTAAAGAAAAAGGTTTCATTAAAGATTTCAATGTCAAAGATAAAGACAAGAAACAATCGGTTTATGTGCAATTGGCTTATGATGAAAAAGGGCATTCAAAAATTAGCGAAGTGAAGCGCTTAAGCAAGCCTGGTCGTCGTGTGTATAAACAAAAAAACGAGTTGAAGCGCTTTAAAAATGGCTATGGCGTGATTGTGGTAAGCACTTCTAAGGGGGTGATCACCAACGAAGAAGCTTACAGACAAAATGTCGGTGGCGAAGTGCTTTGCAGCATTTGGTAA
- a CDS encoding type Z 30S ribosomal protein S14 → MAKKSMIAKAQRKPKFQVRAYTRCRICGRPHSVYRDFGLCRVCLRKMGSEGLIPGLRKASW, encoded by the coding sequence ATGGCTAAAAAATCAATGATAGCAAAGGCTCAAAGGAAACCAAAATTTCAAGTAAGAGCCTATACCAGATGCCGCATTTGTGGGAGACCTCATTCGGTTTATAGGGATTTTGGGCTTTGTAGGGTGTGCCTTAGAAAAATGGGCAGTGAGGGACTCATCCCAGGCTTGAGAAAAGCCAGTTGGTAA
- the rplE gene encoding 50S ribosomal protein L5 translates to MFGLKQFYQNEVRAKLAQELDIKNPMLLPKLEKIVISVGAGAHAKDMKIMQNIAQTISLIAGQKAVITKAKKSVAGFKIREGMAVGAKVTLRNKRMYNFLEKLIVISLPRVKDFRGISRNGFDGRGNYTFGINEQLIFPEVVYDDIMVSHGMNVTMVTSTDNDKEAFKLLELLGLPFAKVR, encoded by the coding sequence ATGTTTGGTTTGAAACAATTTTATCAAAATGAAGTGAGGGCAAAACTCGCTCAAGAATTAGACATCAAAAACCCTATGCTTTTACCCAAGCTAGAAAAAATCGTTATCAGCGTGGGTGCTGGGGCTCATGCAAAAGACATGAAAATCATGCAAAATATCGCGCAAACGATTTCTTTGATTGCAGGGCAAAAAGCGGTTATCACTAAAGCGAAAAAATCCGTTGCAGGCTTTAAGATCAGAGAAGGCATGGCGGTAGGGGCGAAAGTTACCTTAAGGAATAAACGCATGTATAATTTCTTAGAAAAGCTGATTGTGATTTCTTTACCCAGAGTGAAAGACTTTAGAGGGATTTCACGGAATGGTTTTGATGGGCGTGGGAATTACACTTTTGGGATCAATGAGCAGTTGATTTTCCCGGAAGTGGTTTATGATGATATTATGGTCAGTCATGGCATGAACGTCACTATGGTAACTTCTACAGACAACGATAAAGAAGCGTTCAAGTTGTTAGAATTGCTTGGATTGCCTTTTGCAAAAGTGAGATAA
- the rplX gene encoding 50S ribosomal protein L24 gives MKSEIKKNDMVKVIAGDDKGKVAKVLAVLPKTSQVVVEGCKVVKKAIKPTDDNPKGGFIHKEKPMHISNVKKA, from the coding sequence ATGAAAAGCGAAATCAAAAAAAATGACATGGTGAAAGTCATTGCAGGAGACGATAAGGGTAAGGTCGCTAAGGTTTTAGCGGTGTTGCCTAAGACTTCTCAAGTGGTTGTTGAAGGGTGTAAAGTGGTGAAAAAAGCGATTAAACCTACTGATGATAACCCTAAAGGGGGCTTTATCCACAAAGAAAAGCCCATGCACATTTCCAATGTGAAGAAAGCCTAA
- the rplN gene encoding 50S ribosomal protein L14, translating into MIQSFTRLNVADNSGAKEIMCIKVLGGSHKRYASVGSVIVASVKKAIPNGKVKRGQVVKAVVVRTKKEIQRKNGSLVRFDDNAAVILDAKKDPVGTRIFGPVSREVRYANFMKIISLAPEVV; encoded by the coding sequence ATGATACAGAGTTTTACAAGATTGAATGTCGCTGACAATAGCGGTGCGAAAGAAATCATGTGCATTAAGGTGTTAGGAGGCAGCCACAAACGCTATGCGAGCGTGGGTAGCGTGATCGTGGCTTCTGTGAAAAAAGCTATCCCTAATGGCAAGGTGAAACGCGGTCAAGTCGTCAAAGCCGTTGTGGTGAGAACGAAAAAAGAAATCCAAAGGAAAAATGGTTCTTTGGTGCGTTTTGATGACAATGCAGCGGTGATTTTGGACGCTAAAAAAGATCCGGTTGGCACAAGGATTTTTGGGCCAGTGAGCCGAGAAGTGCGTTACGCTAATTTCATGAAAATTATTTCTCTAGCGCCGGAGGTTGTATAA
- the rpsQ gene encoding 30S ribosomal protein S17, with amino-acid sequence MNTKEPHKRLVQGKVISKFAEKSAVILVERKVVHEKYRKIVKKFKKYTIHDENNQVKVGDFVSAIECRPLSKTKSFTLKEILVVGV; translated from the coding sequence ATGAATACGAAAGAGCCGCATAAGAGGTTAGTGCAAGGCAAGGTTATCAGCAAGTTTGCTGAAAAAAGCGCTGTGATTCTTGTGGAAAGAAAAGTGGTGCATGAAAAATACCGCAAGATTGTTAAAAAGTTTAAAAAATACACCATCCATGATGAAAACAATCAGGTGAAAGTAGGGGATTTTGTGAGCGCGATTGAGTGCAGACCGCTTTCTAAAACCAAGTCTTTCACGCTTAAAGAAATTTTAGTAGTGGGAGTATAA
- the rpmC gene encoding 50S ribosomal protein L29, whose protein sequence is MKYTELKDKGIKELEELLHAKKAELFELRVKLKAMQLSNPNEIKKARRNIARINTAINAHYSSSVE, encoded by the coding sequence ATGAAATATACTGAATTGAAAGATAAAGGTATCAAGGAATTAGAAGAGTTGTTGCATGCTAAAAAAGCGGAGCTTTTTGAGTTGCGCGTTAAGTTAAAGGCTATGCAATTGAGTAATCCTAACGAGATTAAGAAAGCCAGAAGAAATATCGCTCGCATTAACACGGCCATTAATGCACATTATTCTTCTAGCGTTGAGTAA
- the rplP gene encoding 50S ribosomal protein L16, with the protein MLMPKRTKYRKQMKGRNRGKAHRGNSIAFGDIAIKAIEHGRIDSRQIESARVAMTRHIKRAGKVWIRVFPDKPLTAKPLETRMGKGKGSVEKWVMNIKPGRIVYEMLGIEEGLAREALALAQSKLPFKTKIVTCESENEIY; encoded by the coding sequence ATGTTAATGCCAAAAAGAACAAAATACAGAAAGCAAATGAAAGGGCGCAATCGTGGGAAAGCCCATCGTGGTAATTCCATTGCGTTTGGGGATATTGCGATTAAAGCCATAGAGCATGGGAGGATCGATTCACGCCAGATTGAATCCGCAAGGGTGGCCATGACAAGGCACATTAAAAGAGCGGGTAAGGTGTGGATTAGAGTGTTCCCTGATAAGCCTTTGACAGCTAAACCTTTAGAAACCAGGATGGGTAAAGGTAAGGGCTCTGTGGAAAAATGGGTGATGAATATCAAGCCGGGCAGAATCGTTTATGAAATGCTAGGCATTGAAGAAGGACTAGCGAGAGAAGCTTTAGCACTAGCTCAGAGCAAACTTCCTTTTAAAACCAAAATTGTAACTTGTGAGAGCGAAAATGAAATATACTGA
- the rpsC gene encoding 30S ribosomal protein S3, giving the protein MGQKVNPVGLRLGINRNWTSRWFPSARTAPSNIDEDNKIRKFLKKELYYAGVSEIVIERAAKKLRVTVVAARPGLIIGKKGVDIEKVKEGLKTLIKKEVSINIKEVKRPQADAQLAAENVATQLEKRVAFRRAMKKVMQAALKSGAKGIKVRVSGRLAGAEIARTEWYMEGRVPLHTLRAKIDYGFAEAMTVYGIIGVKVWIFKGEVLQKGIQFEKKEEAKEEREPRRSRRGRQ; this is encoded by the coding sequence ATGGGACAAAAAGTTAATCCGGTAGGTTTAAGATTAGGTATTAATAGGAATTGGACTTCCAGATGGTTCCCTAGCGCTCGCACCGCTCCAAGCAATATTGATGAAGACAATAAAATTAGGAAATTCCTTAAAAAAGAGCTTTATTACGCTGGCGTGAGCGAGATTGTGATTGAAAGAGCGGCTAAAAAACTGCGCGTTACGGTTGTAGCGGCTCGCCCAGGGCTTATCATTGGTAAAAAAGGCGTGGATATTGAAAAAGTCAAAGAAGGCCTAAAAACGCTCATCAAAAAAGAAGTCTCCATTAATATTAAAGAAGTCAAACGCCCCCAAGCTGACGCCCAATTAGCCGCAGAAAATGTAGCCACCCAGCTAGAAAAAAGGGTCGCTTTCCGCCGCGCGATGAAAAAGGTCATGCAAGCGGCGTTAAAATCCGGTGCTAAAGGGATCAAGGTGCGCGTTTCTGGCCGTTTAGCAGGGGCTGAAATCGCTCGCACCGAATGGTATATGGAAGGGCGCGTGCCTTTACACACCTTAAGGGCTAAGATTGATTACGGCTTTGCTGAAGCGATGACGGTATATGGTATTATTGGCGTGAAAGTGTGGATTTTCAAAGGGGAAGTTTTGCAAAAAGGCATCCAATTTGAGAAAAAAGAAGAGGCTAAAGAAGAAAGAGAGCCTAGAAGAAGCAGAAGAGGGAGGCAATAA
- the rplV gene encoding 50S ribosomal protein L22, producing MSKALLKFVRLSPTKARLIARQIQGMNAELAIASLEFTPNKAARVLSKVVASAVANGSLDAKSALIVSCRVDAGPVLRRSIPRAKGRATAIRKPTSHVFVEVAEGKEMKSSKSHKKNQAEGK from the coding sequence ATGAGTAAAGCGTTATTAAAATTTGTGCGGTTATCTCCTACTAAAGCCAGATTGATTGCAAGACAGATTCAAGGCATGAACGCTGAATTAGCGATCGCTAGTTTGGAATTTACGCCCAATAAAGCGGCTAGAGTGCTTTCAAAAGTGGTGGCTTCTGCGGTCGCTAACGGCTCTTTAGACGCCAAGAGCGCTCTGATTGTTTCTTGCAGAGTGGATGCTGGCCCTGTGCTTAGGCGCTCCATTCCAAGGGCTAAAGGCAGAGCCACAGCCATTAGAAAGCCAACATCTCATGTATTCGTAGAAGTAGCAGAAGGGAAAGAAATGAAATCTTCTAAAAGCCATAAAAAAAATCAAGCAGAAGGTAAGTAG
- the rpsS gene encoding 30S ribosomal protein S19 encodes MSRSIKKGPFIDDHLMKKTLKAKEGKDNRPIKTWSRRSTILPEMIGFTYNVHNGRVFVPVYITENHVGYKLGEFAPTRTFKGHKGSVQKKIGK; translated from the coding sequence ATGTCTAGGTCAATTAAAAAGGGTCCTTTTATAGACGACCACTTGATGAAAAAAACGCTCAAGGCAAAAGAGGGCAAGGATAACCGCCCGATTAAAACATGGTCTAGAAGAAGCACCATTTTGCCTGAAATGATTGGTTTTACTTATAATGTGCATAACGGAAGGGTTTTTGTCCCTGTGTATATCACAGAAAACCATGTGGGTTATAAGTTAGGGGAATTCGCTCCTACAAGAACTTTTAAAGGGCACAAAGGCAGTGTCCAAAAAAAGATTGGCAAGTAA
- the rplB gene encoding 50S ribosomal protein L2: MAIKTYKPYTPSRRFMSVLDSKDITAKSSVKGLLTKLKATAGRNNNGRITSRHKERGAKKLYRIIDFKRNKYNIEGKVAAIEYDPYRNARIALVVYPDGDKRYILQPSGLKVGDSVIAAEGGLDIKVGFAMKLKNIPIGTVVHNIEMHPGAGGQLARSAGMSAQIMGRENKYTILRMPSSEMRYILSECMASVGVVGNEDFINVSIGKAGRNRHRGIRPQTRGSAMNPVDHPHGGGEGKTGTSGHPVSPWGTPAKGYKTRKKKASDKLIISRKKHK; this comes from the coding sequence ATGGCGATTAAAACTTATAAACCCTACACCCCAAGCAGGCGCTTCATGTCGGTGTTGGACTCTAAAGACATTACCGCAAAAAGCAGTGTCAAAGGCTTACTCACTAAGCTTAAAGCGACAGCAGGGAGGAACAATAACGGGCGAATCACCAGCCGCCACAAAGAGAGAGGGGCTAAAAAACTCTATCGCATTATTGATTTCAAGCGCAACAAATACAACATTGAAGGGAAAGTGGCTGCGATTGAGTATGATCCTTACAGAAACGCGCGCATCGCTCTTGTGGTCTATCCTGATGGGGACAAACGCTATATTTTACAGCCAAGCGGTTTGAAAGTGGGCGATAGCGTTATCGCTGCCGAAGGCGGTTTGGATATTAAAGTGGGCTTTGCGATGAAGTTAAAAAATATCCCTATAGGAACGGTGGTGCATAATATTGAAATGCATCCGGGGGCTGGTGGGCAATTAGCCAGAAGCGCGGGGATGAGCGCTCAAATCATGGGTAGAGAAAATAAATACACCATTCTTAGGATGCCAAGCTCTGAAATGCGCTACATTCTAAGCGAATGCATGGCGAGTGTTGGCGTGGTAGGGAATGAGGATTTTATCAATGTCTCTATCGGTAAGGCAGGGCGTAACCGCCACAGAGGCATTCGCCCACAAACTCGTGGTAGCGCTATGAACCCAGTGGATCACCCGCATGGTGGGGGTGAGGGTAAAACAGGGACAAGCGGTCATCCTGTATCGCCTTGGGGCACTCCGGCTAAGGGCTATAAAACGAGAAAGAAAAAAGCTAGCGACAAGCTCATCATTTCCAGAAAGAAACATAAATAA
- a CDS encoding 50S ribosomal protein L23 — MADIMDIKSILYTEKSLGLQEKGVLVVQTAQNVTKNQLKEVFKTYFGFEPLKINSLKQEGKVKRFRGKLGQRKSFKKFYVKVPEGASIAALGA; from the coding sequence ATGGCAGACATCATGGATATAAAGTCAATTCTTTACACTGAAAAGTCATTAGGATTGCAAGAAAAAGGTGTTTTAGTGGTCCAAACGGCTCAAAATGTAACTAAAAACCAGCTCAAAGAAGTGTTTAAAACTTACTTTGGCTTTGAGCCTTTGAAAATCAATTCTTTGAAACAAGAGGGTAAGGTGAAACGCTTTAGAGGGAAGCTTGGACAAAGAAAGTCGTTTAAGAAATTTTATGTGAAAGTTCCAGAGGGCGCTAGCATTGCCGCCCTTGGCGCGTAG
- the rplD gene encoding 50S ribosomal protein L4 — protein sequence MSKAIVLDSHLKEKGSVELPKRYEGINSHNLYLYVKHYLSSVRANTAKSKNRAEVSGGGRKPWAQKGGGRARAGSITSPVFVGGGVSHGATNKRNYNLKINKKQKRLALEYALEEKAQANKLFVVEKIAIKGVVEDNKRKHLTKEANQMFQALEQRDTLFVCMNMDEYTELAFSNLKKCLIVDVSELNAYLLAAFSSVVMEEAAFQHVVQDKTEE from the coding sequence ATGAGTAAGGCCATCGTTTTAGACAGCCATTTGAAAGAAAAGGGTAGCGTGGAGTTACCTAAAAGATATGAGGGTATCAACAGCCATAACCTCTATCTTTATGTGAAACATTATTTATCTTCTGTACGCGCTAATACCGCTAAAAGTAAAAACCGCGCTGAAGTGAGTGGGGGCGGTAGGAAGCCTTGGGCGCAAAAAGGGGGCGGAAGAGCCAGAGCAGGGAGCATCACTTCGCCTGTGTTTGTGGGTGGGGGTGTCTCTCATGGGGCTACGAATAAGCGCAATTACAACCTTAAAATCAACAAAAAACAAAAACGCCTGGCTTTAGAATACGCTTTAGAAGAAAAAGCGCAAGCGAACAAGCTTTTTGTGGTGGAAAAAATCGCTATAAAAGGCGTGGTTGAAGACAACAAAAGAAAGCATTTGACTAAAGAAGCCAATCAAATGTTCCAGGCTTTGGAGCAACGAGACACTTTGTTTGTGTGCATGAACATGGACGAATACACCGAGTTAGCCTTTAGTAACCTTAAAAAATGCCTTATTGTTGATGTGAGCGAGTTAAACGCTTATCTTTTGGCGGCGTTTAGCTCTGTGGTGATGGAAGAAGCGGCGTTTCAGCATGTGGTGCAAGATAAGACAGAGGAGTAA
- the rplC gene encoding 50S ribosomal protein L3: MEFLVQKIGMSRTIDANSTPVTLLKVLQAKVCQLENGKALVAYAMHKKHNKAIEGQQKKYQLSKEFNHFATLKASQQKELGDLDLSALETLKRVKASFKTKGRGFAGVMKRWNFQGGPAAHGSRFHRRPGSIGNREWPGRVQKGRKMAGHYGNELVTCQNEVLSFDKESMVLVLKGSVAGFSGAYGRIRAV; encoded by the coding sequence ATGGAATTTTTAGTTCAAAAGATAGGCATGAGCCGCACCATTGACGCTAACAGCACGCCTGTAACCTTGCTTAAAGTCTTGCAAGCGAAAGTGTGCCAGCTAGAAAACGGGAAAGCTTTAGTCGCCTATGCGATGCATAAAAAACACAATAAGGCGATTGAAGGCCAGCAAAAGAAATACCAACTCAGTAAAGAGTTTAACCATTTCGCTACCTTAAAAGCTTCCCAGCAAAAAGAGTTGGGCGATTTGGATTTGAGCGCTTTAGAAACGCTTAAAAGGGTTAAAGCGAGCTTTAAAACTAAAGGGAGAGGCTTTGCGGGGGTGATGAAGCGTTGGAATTTCCAAGGCGGGCCTGCAGCGCATGGGAGCCGTTTCCATCGCCGTCCTGGCTCTATTGGTAACCGAGAATGGCCAGGAAGAGTGCAAAAGGGTAGGAAAATGGCAGGGCATTATGGCAATGAGCTAGTTACTTGCCAAAACGAGGTGCTCTCTTTTGATAAAGAAAGTATGGTGTTAGTGCTAAAGGGTTCAGTGGCCGGCTTTTCTGGGGCTTATGGACGCATTAGAGCGGTATAA
- the rpsJ gene encoding 30S ribosomal protein S10, producing MEKIRLKLKAYDHRVLDRSVVAIVEAVKRSGSEIRGPIPLPTKNKRYTVLRSPHVNKDSREQFEIRVYSRLIDIISATPETVDSLMKLDLAPEVDVEVTSMETK from the coding sequence ATGGAAAAAATCAGGTTGAAGCTCAAAGCTTATGACCATAGAGTGTTGGATCGCTCTGTTGTGGCTATCGTGGAAGCCGTAAAGCGCTCAGGTTCTGAAATTAGAGGGCCTATCCCTTTACCGACTAAGAATAAGCGTTACACCGTTTTACGATCCCCGCATGTCAATAAGGATTCAAGAGAGCAGTTTGAGATTAGGGTTTATAGCCGATTGATTGATATTATCTCGGCCACCCCAGAAACCGTGGATAGCTTGATGAAGTTGGATTTAGCTCCTGAAGTGGATGTAGAAGTAACCTCTATGGAAACGAAGTAG